In one Macrobrachium rosenbergii isolate ZJJX-2024 chromosome 53, ASM4041242v1, whole genome shotgun sequence genomic region, the following are encoded:
- the LOC136834395 gene encoding LOW QUALITY PROTEIN: solute carrier family 49 member 4 homolog (The sequence of the model RefSeq protein was modified relative to this genomic sequence to represent the inferred CDS: inserted 1 base in 1 codon) — protein MEAAEESSPLLATKEESPQSTPGSSAVHPVLPPSYQNGDSEDTVDGFGSSFRAASKREGEAPRPNVNRVYLSRFWILGVFSFIAMYQCLQWNTWGPISESVDTAFSGWQSSTVAMMANWGTITFVLFITPMCWLMNEKGLRTGVFACAIMVAAGTVLRVLALATNSNEAFTISCHLCAILVGTAGTLVMAAPPMIAAEWFPPNERTTATAIAQAFNQLGSAGSYLEPVFVRSPAEGTPEEIRGDIKVLMYAYAGIAVATLLAVFFYYPSKPPTPPSLSSSVERLQFWDSIKKMLRNRDVVIITWAYGISLGVPSAWIAVFNYSLQAINIHQDEAKWIGLAVVIVSSTSALVSGRMTDLVYGHLRVSLIILMLANLGCVYWFYLITYGSITVVKWQVYFTSIAAFSXNFATSPLFFELAVESAYPCPEILVGGLLTGMNNFVGLVFLFLFFIPNIGYSWVTYLLLSTCSLSVILIVIIREDYSRSNMDRGTGFQSSYQPI, from the exons ATGGAGGCTGCTGAAG AATCATCACCTTTACTTGCTACCAAAGAAGAATCACCTCAAAGTACCCCAGGAAGTTCTGCTGTGCATCCGGTCTTGCCACCCTCTTATCAAAATGGTGACAGTGAAGATACGGTTGATGGGTTTGGTTCCTCTTTTAGAGCCGCATCCAAAAGGGAGGGAGAGGCCCCCAGACCGAATGTTAACAGAGTTTATCTAAGTCGCTTCTGGATTTTAGGAGTGTTTTCCTTCATAGCAATGTATCAG TGCCTGCAGTGGAATACATGGGGTCCAATCAGTGAGAGTGTAGACACAGCCTTCAGTGGCTGGCAGTCTAGCACAGTTGCAATGATGGCCAATTGGGGTACAATAACCTTTGTCTTATTCATTACGCCTATGTGTTGGCTTATGAATGAAAAGGGACTTCGAACTGGGGTCTTTGCTTGTGCCATCATGGTAGCTGCAGGGACAGTTCTCAGGGTTTTGGCTCTCGCTACAAACTCTAATGAAGCTTTCACAAT ATCTTGTCACCTTTGTGCAATACTTGTTGGTACAGCTGGCACATTGGTGATGGCTGCACCTCCTATGATAGCAGCAGAGTGGTTTCCACCCAACGAACGCACAACAGCAACTG CAATAGCTCAAGCTTTCAATCAGCTGGGAAGTGCTGGAAGTTACCTTGAACCAGTCTTTGTACGATCGCCAGCAGAAGGTACTCCAGAGGAGATCAGGGGAGATATTAAAGTACTTATGTATGCTT ATGCTGGCATAGCAGTAGCGACATTGTTGGCAGTGTTCTTCTATTATCCATCCAAACCACCCACACCACCTTCATTGTCATCTTCAGTTGAGAGACTTCAGTTTTGGgatagtattaaaaaaatgttaag GAATCGTGATGTCGTAATCATAACATGGGCTTATGGTATCTCCTTAGGGGTTCCGTCAGCTTGGATTGCAGTGTTCAACTATTCTCTCCAAGCTATAAATATTCATCAG gATGAAGCAAAGTGGATTGGACTTGCAGTGGTTATCGTTTCAAGCACCAGTGCACTGGTATCTGGGCGTATGACAGATCTCGTTTATGGTCATCTTCGAGTGTCATTGATAATACTTATGTTGGCAAATCTGGGCTGCGTTTACTGGTTTTACCTGATTACATATGGTTCAATCACAGTAGTGAAAT GGCAGGTATATTTTACCTCAATAGCTGCGTTTT CTAATTTTGCAACTTCTCCACTGTTCTTTGAGTTGGCTGTTGAGAGTGCCTACCCTTGCCCTGAGATTCTTGTTGGTGGACTCCTGACTGGAATGAATAACTTTGTTGGCCttgtattccttttccttttctttattccaaatatag